From Aspergillus fumigatus Af293 chromosome 3, whole genome shotgun sequence, a single genomic window includes:
- a CDS encoding SDR family oxidoreductase produces the protein MSVYVVTGVSRGIGFEFLRQISGDQKNLVIGLVRDKAATEKKIAAELGNRANVHILYADLTNYATLKQAAADAAEIVGERGVDYLVANAGLVPSLDAYGPIGALSDKVEELEAVSSQLWQTNVVGNIHLFHLFLPLVLKGKIKKVITISTGVADLDLTNDYEIDTGALYAASKAAMNMIVAKFNAQFKKDGVLFMSISPGLVEVGRYTDATPEEIQALMGLTGKLAAYAPHFKGPITPQESVRHARSTWEKASIEGGSGGAFVSHFGNKQWV, from the exons ATGTCTGTTTACGTTGTCACTGGAGTGTCTAGAGGGATTGGG TTCGAGTTCCTCAGGCAAATTTCAGGAGACCAGAAAAACCTAGTCATTGGTCTGGTGCGCGACAAAGCTGCAactgagaagaagatagCTGCAGAGCTGGGAAACCGTGCAAATGTCCACATTCTCTATGCGGACCTTACTAATTATGCCACACTGAAGcaagctgctgctgacgcGGCCGAGATCGTCGGCGAGCGTGGCGTTGACTACCTTGTGGCCAACGCAGGGTTGGTGCCCTCCTTGGACGCTTATGGACCGATCGGTGCATT AAGCGAcaaggtcgaggagctcgaggcTGTTTCATCGCAGCTATGGCAGACTAATGTCGTTGGTaatatccatctcttccacctcttcctcccccttGTCTTGAAGggcaagatcaagaaggtcaTTACCATTTCCACCGGTGTGGCCGACCTCGACTTGACCAACGACTACGAGATTGATACTGGTGCTTTATACGCTGCCTCCAAGGCCGCCATGAACATGATTGTGGCCAAATTCAACGCGCAATTTAAGAAAGATGGTGTGTTATTCATGAGTATCAGCCCAGGCTTGGTGGAGGTGGGCCGCTACACAGATG CCACTCCAGAAGAGATCCAAGCCTTGATGGGATTGACGGGCAAGCTTGCAGCATATGCGCCTCATTTCAAGGGCCCAATCACTCCGCAAGAATCTGTTCGACATGCCAGATCGACATGGGAAAAGGCAAGCATCGAGGGCGGATCTGGTGGTGCATTCGTCTCGCATTTTGGAAACAAGCAGTGGGTGTAA